From the genome of Triticum urartu cultivar G1812 unplaced genomic scaffold, Tu2.1 TuUngrouped_contig_4533, whole genome shotgun sequence:
ACTTTTGAGTGCCACTGGATTTTGGTACTCGAGGAACAGCTTCTACTAGAAAGCAAGACCCATCCTAAAACAACAGGCCCTGGCACATGATCACAACACAGGACAACATCTCAAGAGAAAACTTACACCAATAAGGGTGACCAAAATGCGAGCACCGCTGCATCCAAGAGGGTGTCCTAAAGACACTGCTCCTCCATGTACATTAATCTTTTCCTGCAAGCACAGCTGTTGTCAGCACCGAAGTGATAGCTATCATCTAGTTTACACTAATAAATCTCGCCCGTGGATAgcaaatactccctccatttcaaaataagtgtcgtggttttagttcaaaaacacttattttggaacggagggagtagtaaataaTTGAGACACATTTTCTGACAGGAATGTTAACTTATATTTAGGACCCGAAACAAATTTAGCTTTTCTTAAGCGTGGGAATATATTTGGTTGAATCAAGGCAGCACTTACTGAAGGGATTCCGAGAATCTTCTGATTTGCAAGTGCAACAGCCTGTAATAAGACATGGAAATGAATATTGGTTATAATGCAATTAGTACAAGGTACTAATAAAGAAAGGATCAAGATCGCACCGCAAAGGCTTCGTTAATTTCATAAAAATCAACAGATGAAGATTCTAAGCTAGCATTTGAGAGAGCCTTCGGTATGGCAAGTGCCGGGGTAGTGGTAAATAGTTCGGGAGCCTGCATAAAGAGAACTGGAGGTTAGAAATATCATTCCGATTTATAAATTTTGATAGCGAATAGGTAATAAATTCGCCTATTCCGTCCAGAACCTAGATCCTTATGTACACTTGCCTAGAAGTTTAATCTACTCCAAACTAAGATAAGAACTGGTACTTTAGCTTACTTGAGCTGCATCGGCAAATCCTTTGATCCTTGCAAGAACCTGCAGTCCAAGTTCTTGAGCCTTCTGCCCACTCACCAATACTAATGCAGCAGCACCATCACTGCTCCATGTAAAACAAACAGATAAGCACCACATATTCAGTTCATAGACAAACACACCAGGAAATTTTGGGCAAGTACATTGGATACTGGCAGTCGATGAACAAAGAGAACAAGTAAAAAGTATGATCAAAAGAGGGTCTGAGGTTCAGCTTGTCTTCACCAACAATGAATTGTATACATAAGAACCTCAACATTCTTAATTTGAATGGATATTTACAAAACTCCTGCTAGAAAGACCAAGCAACATACTAACATTTACCATTAACTGGATTGTAAAAACATACCAAGCAGACAAAACATAAATGTTAAACAGGACAAGCAATTTGCGACAATAAACAGCAGTTAAATGCAGTACAGAGGACAGCAAGAAAACTAGTCAAGTTCAATGCACTGTATAGACCATAATCTTAGGAGTcgagaaaagaaagaaagaagaacaCATATTTTAGAATATGTTCTGCTGACATCGGTGGTCCGGAAACCATATGGTGCAGAAGTACTCCACAAGGCTAAGATCTAATAGAAAAGACAAGCACCTTATACTAGAAGCATTCCCGGCAGTAACAGTACCAGCGTTCTCCTTGAAACTTGGGCGGAGCTTCCTCAGTTTCGCTGGGTCAAACTAAGAGGCATAAAATGCTCATATTACACAGTAGTAGTAGTATCACATAAAAAGGTTATAAGATAACAAATGACATATTTTCCTTGTTTTAATTAACCACAAGACAAATTATCAGCAACTTCGCCAATAACATAGCATGTACTGCCTAATATTTCTTGAGCCTGTGTACATATTATATTTCACGACAGAACGCATATAAACACTAGATACAGAATGAAGACAGACACAACATGCATCAAACTTGGTTTTTCTGGCAACGAATAATTTGGTTGTTCTTAAAGGAAATTTACAGCTAATTTTAACAAAAAATGCACAGGATAGCCTTATAGTGCATTGTTTTCAGTTTTTCTGTTTGAACAAATTTACCCTGTCTAAGCTCTCGTCTTTTTCAACAAGCACCGGTGGCTTTCCTCTGCCAACAGGAACTTCAACCTGGTAGATAGGACAGAGGGCATTAGGAAAACAAATAAAGGAATGGTTAGTAGTATTGGCAATGAGACAGAAAATGACCGGAACGATCTCCCATGCAAAAGCGCCACTATCACGAGCAGCAATTCCCCGCTCATTACTTTGGATAGCAAAAGCATCCTACATAAGAATGTATAAATTCAGATACGTCACAAGTAATAAATACATGGGTCGTAATGTAGAAGGACATTACGTCAATACCGTAAAAAGATGTCAAAGCTGGTATTTGAAAATTTTCACTCTGCTATATCACATTCTTCCACAAGAAAATGGAAAATAGAATAAAATACTGGGAAGTGATTATTGTTCAAAAGCATGTCGTACTAAAGAGCTACATTGCAGTCATACAATTACTATTGATATCCTCGCCCTAAAGTAAGGTATCAATAATATTGGCAAAATGAACTCTTGCACATTAATACGAAAAAATCAGTTCCACGTTTGAAGCAAGCAACCGAAGGTTCATTTACTCATGTAGAGCATTATTTAAACCTACCCTAGAAATTTCACGAGAGCATCCCTGCTAGAAAAACTAGAAGGTTAATAGGCCCAAGCTGGTATTAATAGGGAATCACTGACATAAGACAATGGCAGTTATGCATATACTGGTCCAAACCAAACAACCTAAGATGAAGAAAGAACATAGATAATCAACTTGTATGGGACGGTAATGACAAAGTTAAGTGCACTCAAAAGACCAACTTTCCGTATGTTTTCAATATATTTAATAATAACCTGTACTGAATCTCTAGGAGTAACAACTGACAAAACACAGGCCCTTCTGTGCTAAAAAAATATAAGAATAATAACTACATTAGAAAGTGGTTACTACAA
Proteins encoded in this window:
- the LOC125527965 gene encoding acetyl-CoA acetyltransferase, cytosolic 1-like isoform X1, which produces MGSDNIGPRDVCVVGVARTPMGGFLGALSSLSATKLGSVAIEAALKRANVDPSLVQEVFFGNVLSANLGQAPARQAALGAGIPNTVVCTTVNKVCASGMKATMFAAQSIQLGSNDIVVAGGMESMSNAPKYIAEARKGSRFGHDSLVDGMLKDGLWDVYGDCAMGVCAELCADNHALTREDQDAFAIQSNERGIAARDSGAFAWEIVPVIFCLIANTTNHSFICFPNALCPIYQVEVPVGRGKPPVLVEKDESLDRFDPAKLRKLRPSFKENAGTVTAGNASSISDGAAALVLVSGQKAQELGLQVLARIKGFADAAQAPELFTTTPALAIPKALSNASLESSSVDFYEINEAFAAVALANQKILGIPSEKINVHGGAVSLGHPLGCSGARILVTLIGVLREKGGKIGVAGVCNGGGGASALVLELA